One genomic window of Pseudopipra pipra isolate bDixPip1 chromosome 17, bDixPip1.hap1, whole genome shotgun sequence includes the following:
- the RBL1 gene encoding retinoblastoma-like protein 1 isoform X3, with protein MKKWMDMSNLPQEFRERVERLERNFEVSTVIFKKFEPIFFDVFQNPYEETSKPQRSRKQRRVPCSVKDLFNFCWTLFVYTKGNFRMIGDDLVNSYHLLLCCLDLIFANALLCPNRRDLLNPSFKGLPVEFHTPEIKASEDPPCIIATLCELHDGLLVEAKGIKEHYFKPYIAKLFDRKILKGDCLLDLCNFTENSKALNKEYEEYVLTVGDFDERVFLGADAEEEIGTRKFPEDVLVEKTAARAPTECHLQQHFEKKRSFAPSTPLTGRRYLREKEGVITPVASATQSVSRLQNMVAGLKNAPSEQLTAIFESCARSPMESIMSRVKEIGETFCCSYTQSTDEQPGSHIDFAVNRLKLAEILYYKILETIMVQETRRLHGKDLTALLEQDLFHRSLMACCLEIVLFAYSSPRTFPWIIEVLDLRPFYFYKVIEVLIRSEEGLSRDMVKHLNSIEEQILESLAWTRNSALWNALEASDNKVPTCEEVIFPSNFEASNGGSGLGHLPMMPLSPIIHPRVKEVRTDLGGSLRRDMQPLSPISVHERYSSPAAGSAKRRLFGDDSPRETQMEKILPKGTKLTIAPASSIGAENVSVSPGQTVLTMTTTTGPGKVGQKVTIPLHGIANEMGGITLIPISINLGQPCKVEALAPSCHPPGNQAQEVQVSAASKPKRTGSLALFYRKVYHLASVRLRDLCLKLDVSNDLRRKIWTCFEFTLVHCADLMKDRHLDQLLLCAFYIMAKVTKEERTFQDIMKSYRNQPQANSHVYRSVLLRNTSADVLGKNADPDTEMTEDSAVKAASSSGRSAAENSSESETEERGDLIKFYNAVYVGRVKAFALKYDITNQDHVMEAPPLSPFPSIRQQPVSPRRISQQHSVYVSPHKNGACLTPRTALLYKFSGSPSKSLKDINNMIKQGEQRSKKRAITIDSDTESPTKRLCQENDDVLLKRLQDVVSERANH; from the exons ATGAAGAAGTGGATGGACATGTCAAACCTACCACAGGAATTCCGAGAGCGAGTGGAGCGGCTGGAGAGAAATTTTGAAGTGTCAACTGTGATTTTCAAGAAGTTTGAACCAATATTTTTTGATGTATTTCAAAACCCTTATGAAGAAACTTCCAAGCCGCAGCGAAGCAGGAAACAGAG GCGGGTACCATGCAGTGTCAAAGATCTCTTCAACTTCTGCTGGACTCTCTTTGTGTACACTAAGG GTAATTTCCGTATGATTGGAGATGATTTAGTAAATTCCTATCATTTGCTTCTGTGCTGCTTGGACCTGATTTTTGCCAATGCCCTTCTGTGTCCAAACAGAAGAGATTTGCTAAATCCATCATTTAAAG GCTTACCAGTGGAATTCCACACTCCGGAGATCAAAGCCTCTGAAGACCCTCCCTGCATCATTGCCACGCTGTGTGAGCTGCACGACGGGCTCCTGGTGGAAGCAAAAGGCATAAAGGAACACTACTTTAAACCATACATTGCAAAGCTGTTTGATAGGAAG atcttAAAAGGAGATTGTCTGTTGGATCTCTGCAACTTTACAGAAAATAG CAAAGCACTGAATAAAGAGTATGAAGAGTATGTTCTGACCGTGGGTGATTTTGATGAGAGAGTTTTCCTGGGAGCTGATGCTGAAGAAGAAATTGGCACTCGAAAATTCCCTGAAGATGTGCTAGTAGAGAAAACAGCAGCACGAGCTCCCACAGAGTGTCATctgcagcagcattttgaaAAG AAAAGATCATTTGCACCTTCAACTCCCCTGACTGGCCGACGATATCTGCGAGAAAAGGAAGGTGTCATCACTCCTGTGGCTTCAGCCACGCAGAGCGTGAGCCGCCTGCAGAACATGGTGGCTGGGTTGAAAAATGCACCCAGTGAACAACTTACAGCTATTTTTGA GTCCTGTGCCCGCAGCCCCATGGAAAGCATCATGAGCAGAGTGAAGGAGATTGGTGAGACCTTCTGCTGCAGCTACACTCAGTCAACAGATGAGCAGCCAGGCTCTCATATAG attttGCTGTAAACAGATTAAAACTGGCAGAGATCTTGTACTATAAAATCTTGGAGACTATAATGGTGCAAGAAACACGGAGACTGCATGGGAAGGATCTGACT GCTCTCCTGGAGCAGGATCTGTTCCACCGCTCCCTCATGGCGTGCTGCCTGGAGATCGTGCTCTTCGCCTACAGCTCCCCTCGCACCTTCCCCTGGATCATTGAAGTGCTTGACCTCAGGCCCTTCTATTTCTATAAG GTCATTGAAGTGCTGATTCGGTCTGAGGAAGGACTTTCCAGAGACATGGTGAAGCACCTCAACAGCATTGAGGAACAAATTCTGGAGAGTCTTGCCTGGACTCGGAACTCGGCACTCTGGAATGCACTCGAGGCATCAGACAACAAAGTCCCAACCTGTGAAGAA GTAATATTTCCCAGTAATTTTGAAGCCAGCAATGGAGGAAGTGGGCTTGGGCATTTGCCTATGATGCCATTATCTCCCATAATTCATCCTCGAGTAAAAGAGGTTCGAACAGATCTTGGTGGGAGTTTAAGACGGG ACATGCAGCCCTTGTCTCCAATCTCAGTTCATGAGCGCTACAGTTCTCCTGCAGCTGGAAGTGCTAAGAGAAGGCTCTTTGGAGATGACAGCCCCCGAGaaacacagatggaaaaaatcTTACCCAAAGGAACTAAGCTGACAATTGCTCCAGCATCGAGCATTGGTGCTGAAAACGTGTCAGTGTCTCCTGGGCAGACAGTGCTGACCATGACAACCACTACAGGGCCGGGGAAAGTGGGACAGAAGGTCACGATCCCACTGCACG GTATTGCAAATGAAATGGGTGGGATCACCTTGATCCCCATTTCAATTAATTTAGGCCAGCCGTGTAAAGTGGAGGCTCTGgctccctcctgccaccccccagGGAACCAAGCACAGGAAGTGCAGGTGTCAGCAGCAAGCAAACCAAAGAGAACGGGGTCCTTGGCACTGTTCTACAGGAAG GTTTATCACCTGGCCAGTGTGCGCTTGCGTGACCTGTGCTTGAAGTTGGATGTTTCCAATGACTTGCGCAGGAAGATATGGACGTGCTTTGAATTCACGTTGGTTCACTGTGCTGATCTAATGAAGGACAGACATTTGGACCAGCTCCTCCTCTGTGCCTTTTATATCATGGCGAAG GTAACCAAAGAGGAAAGAACTTTTCAGGACATAATGAAAAGTTACAGGAATCAGCCACAAGCAAACAGCCAT GTTTATAGGAGTGTCTTGTTGAGAAATACTTCTGCTGATGTCTTGGGCAAAAATGCAGACCCAGATACGGAGATGACAGAAG ACTCAGCTGTGAAAGCTGCCAGTTCCTCTGGACGATCTGCAGCAGAGAACTCCAGTGAGTCGgaaacagaggagagaggagatcTGATTAAATTTTACAATGCGGTCTATGTAGGACGAGTAAAGGCATTTGCACTGAAGTACGATATCACAAACCAGGATCATGTG ATGGAAGCCCCTCCCTTGTCCCCATTCCCCAGCATCCGGCAGCAGCCAGTGTCCCCCCGGCGCATCTCCCAGCAACACTCTGTTTACGTGTCGCCTCACAAGAACGGCGCCTGCCTGACGCCCCGAACTGCACTGCTCTACAAGTTCAGTGGGAGCCCTTCCAAG AGTTTGAAGGACATCAACAATATGATAAAACAAGGTGAACAGAGGAGCAAGAAGCGAGCAATAACAATTGATAGTGACACTGAATCCCCCACAAAGCGACTCTGCCAGGAAAATGATGATGTTCTTCTAAAACGTCTCCAGGATGTTGTCAGTGAAAGAGCAAATCATTAA